The following proteins come from a genomic window of Methanocella conradii HZ254:
- a CDS encoding aldolase: MMRQSWKVMWREIAYWGRKLAECGLVSSRFGNISVRTERGLLIKRSGAMLDSLKEEDVIEVGLTPSKADAGASSETSSHRAIYLATDARAIIHAHPQFAIVESLLCGSEIEPLDSEGLSFLGTIPIVDGEPGSRELFESLTRAFSSGKARGVVNRGHGSFAAGPDLADCFNTTAMIEHSSKIRYLYDLQRRAKS, encoded by the coding sequence ATGATGCGACAATCCTGGAAAGTGATGTGGCGGGAAATAGCGTATTGGGGTAGAAAGCTGGCTGAATGCGGGCTGGTCAGCTCGAGGTTCGGGAACATAAGCGTTCGAACCGAGCGGGGGCTCTTAATAAAGAGGTCCGGCGCCATGCTGGACTCTCTCAAAGAGGAGGACGTCATAGAGGTGGGGCTTACCCCTTCTAAGGCAGACGCGGGAGCGTCCTCGGAGACGTCGAGCCATCGAGCCATCTACCTGGCCACCGATGCCAGGGCCATCATCCACGCCCACCCGCAGTTCGCCATAGTCGAGTCGCTGCTATGCGGGAGCGAGATAGAGCCGCTCGACAGCGAAGGCCTTTCTTTTTTGGGGACGATACCCATCGTCGACGGAGAGCCTGGGTCGAGGGAGCTTTTCGAAAGCTTGACTCGGGCGTTCTCCTCGGGCAAGGCCAGGGGCGTGGTGAACCGCGGCCACGGCTCGTTCGCCGCCGGGCCGGACCTCGCGGATTGCTTCAACACCACGGCTATGATTGAGCACAGCTCGAAGATAAGGTACCTGTACGACCTTCAGCGGCGCGCAAAAAGCTAG
- a CDS encoding class I SAM-dependent methyltransferase, producing MASHLKAWEDEYTRTAWRGPYDIGPMKAYLKKGARVLDVGCGNGKMLVPLARAGFDAVGVDFSRGALLTLAGQKAVQGDARSLPFKDSTFDAAVCYDVLQHLLEGERAAASMEAYRVLAPGGLLFIQVFGKKDMRYGGTLVEPDTFRRRTGIVYHYFSEEEVRSMLSKFTVLSIESVISRKAFHGEEFTRHKIKAVAQK from the coding sequence ATGGCGTCACACCTGAAGGCGTGGGAAGACGAGTACACTCGTACAGCCTGGAGAGGCCCTTATGACATCGGCCCGATGAAGGCGTATTTAAAAAAGGGCGCGAGGGTGCTCGACGTGGGCTGCGGCAATGGCAAGATGCTCGTCCCGCTGGCCAGGGCCGGGTTCGACGCCGTAGGCGTGGACTTCTCGAGAGGAGCGCTTCTCACCCTTGCAGGGCAAAAAGCGGTGCAGGGAGACGCGCGAAGCCTTCCTTTCAAGGACTCCACGTTCGACGCGGCCGTTTGCTATGACGTGCTCCAGCACCTTTTGGAGGGCGAGCGCGCGGCGGCCTCCATGGAAGCGTATCGAGTCCTCGCCCCGGGAGGCCTTCTTTTCATACAGGTGTTTGGCAAGAAGGACATGCGGTACGGCGGCACGCTCGTAGAGCCGGACACGTTCAGGCGCCGCACCGGAATAGTATACCACTATTTCAGCGAGGAGGAAGTCAGGTCCATGCTATCTAAGTTCACCGTGCTGAGCATCGAAAGCGTCATATCGCGCAAGGCTTTCCACGGCGAGGAGTTCACCCGCCATAAGATAAAGGCGGTGGCGCAAAAATGA
- a CDS encoding DUF2117 domain-containing protein produces MVHGPEAVYSGELRETIRLLEGMGSVRAVAGGTMCRAAIIDEGLEGEVDISVCDPPSVALSSLQARVLILVNHGKTLGSGIAFGDIVAGRVARPVVQVERAFADDGVVIAWGSPSSEEPAAERLSGHFHVGLKRMSPSPCLFYDTEGQRCRVVKCAIPGEPLFVNGTFIGIVKSPEVRIYERQGKVCRVEGVEAKETGLARLGICDIWSAMVKSGSLRERPVEACLLPVRDGAGKMAVIDHAAFASLDSVDLDTVCALTIGDDTTEVAGDVLARLGVRIIGITDGDGDGVLTRPARARGSAIFRVRGMTDDEAGAALAKVVRGRDTFDGFVKRVKGELERMGVKYEAYQ; encoded by the coding sequence GTGGTCCACGGCCCGGAGGCAGTATACTCGGGCGAGCTAAGGGAGACTATAAGATTACTTGAGGGGATGGGAAGCGTCAGGGCGGTGGCCGGCGGCACGATGTGCCGGGCGGCTATCATAGATGAGGGGCTGGAAGGGGAGGTCGATATTTCAGTTTGCGATCCTCCAAGCGTGGCCTTGTCGTCGCTTCAGGCCAGGGTGCTCATCCTGGTGAACCATGGCAAGACCCTGGGCTCTGGCATCGCCTTCGGCGACATCGTTGCCGGGCGGGTGGCCAGGCCGGTGGTGCAGGTGGAGCGGGCTTTTGCCGATGATGGCGTAGTTATAGCCTGGGGCAGCCCTTCTAGCGAGGAGCCTGCAGCGGAGAGGCTCTCAGGGCACTTTCATGTCGGCCTGAAGCGTATGTCGCCCTCCCCATGCCTGTTCTACGATACAGAAGGCCAAAGGTGCAGGGTCGTTAAGTGCGCCATTCCTGGGGAGCCTCTCTTCGTGAACGGGACGTTCATAGGCATTGTAAAATCCCCTGAGGTGAGGATATATGAGAGGCAGGGGAAGGTCTGCCGCGTAGAAGGGGTCGAAGCCAAGGAGACTGGCCTGGCCAGGCTGGGCATATGCGACATCTGGAGCGCCATGGTTAAGTCGGGAAGCCTGAGGGAGAGGCCCGTTGAGGCGTGCCTATTGCCGGTCAGGGATGGGGCCGGCAAGATGGCGGTCATCGACCACGCTGCGTTCGCCTCGCTTGACTCCGTCGACCTGGACACCGTCTGCGCCCTAACGATAGGCGACGATACGACAGAGGTGGCCGGCGACGTTTTGGCACGCCTTGGCGTGCGCATCATAGGCATCACAGATGGAGACGGGGACGGCGTCCTCACCCGGCCCGCCAGGGCGCGCGGCTCAGCCATTTTCAGGGTGCGCGGCATGACGGACGATGAGGCCGGGGCCGCCCTGGCGAAGGTTGTCAGGGGCAGGGACACTTTCGATGGCTTCGTAAAGAGGGTGAAGGGCGAGCTGGAGCGGATGGGCGTGAAGTACGAGGCATACCAGTGA
- the rnhB gene encoding ribonuclease HII — translation MIAGVDEAGRGPVIGPLVVCGVAVSPRRLKAIEQMGLKDSKLLTPKRREELAVRLKKICSHELVVVSPEEIDARMAGGSTLNGIEVECFAKVIEALRPKVAYLDACDVNAERFGLNVRKRLSFEVEVVSRHNADKDYPIVSAASILAKVHRDALVKKISETVGEDVGSGYPHDPITIKFLKSYYAKNGEMPPFVRKSWKTTSAVISDCLQSRLTGFL, via the coding sequence GTGATCGCGGGCGTTGACGAGGCGGGCCGGGGCCCGGTTATCGGGCCGCTGGTGGTCTGCGGGGTCGCAGTCAGCCCGCGGCGCCTTAAAGCAATTGAGCAAATGGGCCTCAAGGACTCGAAGCTCCTCACCCCAAAAAGGCGAGAAGAGCTTGCCGTACGCTTAAAGAAGATTTGCAGTCATGAGCTGGTCGTGGTTAGCCCTGAGGAGATAGACGCCCGCATGGCCGGAGGGAGCACGTTGAACGGCATCGAAGTGGAGTGCTTCGCAAAGGTGATAGAGGCCCTGAGGCCGAAGGTGGCCTACCTGGACGCATGCGACGTGAACGCGGAGCGGTTCGGCCTGAACGTGAGGAAGCGCCTCAGCTTCGAGGTGGAAGTGGTCTCGAGGCATAACGCGGATAAAGACTACCCCATCGTGTCGGCCGCCTCGATCCTGGCAAAGGTGCACCGCGACGCCCTGGTAAAGAAAATCTCCGAGACAGTCGGAGAGGACGTTGGAAGCGGGTACCCTCACGACCCCATAACAATAAAATTCCTTAAAAGCTATTACGCTAAAAATGGGGAGATGCCGCCGTTCGTACGGAAGTCGTGGAAGACGACGTCGGCGGTAATAAGCGACTGCCTACAATCGAGGCTCACGGGGTTCCTATAG
- a CDS encoding roadblock/LC7 domain-containing protein, protein MDMHKEAAISGEKVELLKAALSKLRSLGIEKSAVISRDGTMLAADVPPGEEHKIYAAMYAAMLGSAEGAASELRLGVPKRVVMDVGKKKVIVEGAGPMALIVALVGSAAQYQKAAPDIDRAASEVKAIMAK, encoded by the coding sequence ATGGATATGCATAAAGAAGCTGCGATATCAGGGGAGAAGGTAGAGCTGCTGAAGGCCGCTCTCTCGAAGCTCAGGAGCCTGGGGATAGAGAAGTCTGCCGTCATCTCCCGTGATGGCACGATGCTGGCCGCCGACGTTCCGCCAGGCGAGGAGCACAAGATCTATGCCGCGATGTACGCCGCAATGCTCGGCTCGGCAGAGGGGGCGGCCTCGGAGCTGCGACTCGGGGTCCCAAAGCGGGTGGTCATGGACGTTGGCAAAAAGAAGGTGATAGTGGAGGGGGCGGGGCCGATGGCGCTCATCGTGGCGCTTGTCGGGTCTGCGGCACAATACCAGAAGGCCGCCCCCGACATTGACCGGGCAGCGTCCGAGGTCAAGGCCATCATGGCAAAATAG
- the alaS gene encoding alanine--tRNA ligase has protein sequence MLTLCWDNMDDKAIKKLMKPEFAKNYEKYYPVKTLRSLGYERRVCKKCGRGFWSQAEREYCDEAECSGGYRFIGESLTRKKFAYKEAWDTYVKTFEQWGYVPLERYPTVCRWYEDLYFVAAGINDFQPYVVAGEIEPPAPAVLEPQFCLRFNDIDNVGITGRHYTGFIMVGQHTFNTPERHVYFKEEGIAQIQEFLTKGLGIPAHELVFHEDVWAGGGNFGPSIEYFSRGLELGNQVYMQYEQLPDGFRELRTKVIDMGAGLERWAWFSQGVPMSYDATFPKTMEFLYKSAGYRPDGEFMARFARYAGILNVDEIEDAHSAWNDIAGQMGMSLEELKDVVYKNRALYAIADHVRSLLVAIHDGALPSNVGGGYNLRNLLRRCWTLIDQYGFDLDINDVFKCHIDEFGSWYTELKDYGSLFDIIEVERKRYEESRQKSQNIINRMVRSGEAFTPEKLVELYDSQGIAPEMIKEAKPDLEVPEDFYARVQARHERRQERVAEASETAGLPKTVPLYYERPQEFKFDAGVVRLIAPTKVVLDRTLFYPLGGGQASDTGFINGIRVKDVYKQDGVIVHVLESPLPADTARVVGEVDRDRRRILSAHHTSTHIVNYAARKVLGDHVWQAGAEKTPEKARLDITHYESLSFGQLQEIERAANELVLKNVPVEVEELPRSEAERRYSMRIYQGGAVPGKVLRIIKIDGYDVEACGGIHVDNTAKVGFIKLLSSERIQDGVVRLEFKSLENSLEEVQRHDRILREVSDLWGVGYEDIPKTAARFFSEWKELSKKNKDLTIELIKALVGRSLAVGGDTVELELPAGDPGTLMKAVEAMKPSFKGKTVILKGDNFAYGYSDIIDVRAKLAESYFNVTGGGREARAFKARPKAA, from the coding sequence AGGGGAGTCTTTGACACGAAAGAAGTTCGCCTATAAAGAGGCCTGGGACACCTATGTTAAGACTTTCGAACAGTGGGGATATGTGCCGCTAGAGCGCTATCCCACGGTGTGCAGGTGGTATGAGGATTTATATTTTGTTGCTGCGGGGATAAACGACTTCCAGCCATACGTGGTGGCGGGGGAGATAGAGCCGCCGGCACCGGCGGTGCTCGAGCCACAGTTCTGCCTGCGCTTCAACGATATCGATAACGTGGGGATAACGGGCCGCCACTACACCGGCTTCATCATGGTTGGCCAGCACACCTTCAACACGCCCGAGAGGCACGTCTACTTCAAGGAGGAGGGCATAGCCCAGATCCAGGAGTTTTTAACGAAAGGCCTGGGCATACCCGCCCACGAGCTCGTCTTCCACGAGGACGTCTGGGCTGGAGGGGGCAACTTCGGGCCGTCCATCGAGTACTTCTCAAGAGGCCTGGAGCTCGGGAACCAGGTGTACATGCAGTACGAGCAGCTTCCCGACGGCTTCCGCGAGCTAAGGACTAAGGTCATTGACATGGGCGCCGGGCTGGAGAGGTGGGCGTGGTTCTCCCAGGGGGTGCCGATGTCGTATGACGCCACTTTCCCTAAGACGATGGAGTTCCTGTATAAGAGCGCTGGCTACCGGCCCGACGGCGAGTTCATGGCGCGCTTCGCGAGGTACGCGGGCATATTGAACGTGGACGAGATCGAGGACGCCCACTCTGCCTGGAATGACATAGCAGGGCAGATGGGCATGAGCCTTGAAGAGCTTAAGGACGTGGTCTATAAGAACAGGGCGCTTTACGCCATCGCTGACCACGTGAGAAGCCTGCTCGTCGCCATACACGACGGCGCCCTGCCCTCCAACGTGGGCGGCGGGTATAATTTGAGAAACCTGCTGAGGAGGTGCTGGACGCTCATAGACCAGTACGGGTTCGACCTGGACATAAACGACGTGTTTAAGTGCCACATCGACGAGTTCGGCTCGTGGTACACCGAGCTTAAGGACTATGGAAGCCTGTTTGACATCATAGAGGTGGAGAGGAAGCGCTACGAGGAGTCGAGGCAGAAGAGCCAGAACATCATTAATAGGATGGTCAGGTCCGGGGAGGCGTTCACGCCCGAAAAGCTGGTCGAGCTATACGACTCGCAGGGCATCGCCCCGGAGATGATAAAAGAGGCCAAGCCAGACCTGGAGGTACCCGAGGACTTCTACGCGAGGGTGCAGGCCAGGCACGAGCGCAGGCAGGAGCGCGTGGCAGAGGCCAGCGAGACGGCGGGGCTTCCGAAGACGGTGCCCCTCTACTACGAGAGGCCCCAGGAGTTCAAGTTCGATGCGGGCGTGGTCAGGCTTATAGCGCCCACGAAGGTGGTGCTGGACAGGACGCTGTTCTACCCGCTGGGCGGGGGCCAGGCCAGCGACACGGGGTTCATAAACGGCATAAGGGTAAAGGACGTCTACAAGCAGGACGGGGTGATCGTGCACGTCCTCGAGTCGCCGCTGCCCGCTGACACGGCGAGGGTTGTGGGCGAGGTTGACAGGGACAGGCGCAGGATACTATCTGCGCACCACACCTCCACGCACATCGTGAACTACGCGGCCCGAAAGGTGCTGGGCGACCACGTGTGGCAGGCCGGGGCGGAGAAGACGCCAGAGAAGGCGAGGCTGGACATCACCCACTACGAGTCGCTGAGCTTCGGCCAGCTCCAGGAAATCGAGAGGGCCGCCAACGAGCTGGTACTGAAAAACGTGCCTGTGGAGGTCGAGGAGCTGCCGAGGTCCGAGGCTGAGAGGCGCTACTCGATGCGCATCTACCAGGGCGGCGCGGTGCCCGGCAAAGTCTTAAGGATCATAAAGATAGACGGCTACGATGTGGAGGCCTGCGGGGGCATCCATGTGGACAATACGGCCAAGGTGGGCTTCATAAAGCTCCTCTCAAGCGAGCGCATACAGGATGGCGTCGTGAGGCTTGAGTTCAAGTCGCTCGAGAACTCCCTGGAGGAGGTACAGCGCCATGACAGGATTCTCAGGGAGGTCTCGGACCTGTGGGGCGTAGGCTACGAGGACATCCCGAAGACTGCGGCGAGGTTCTTTAGCGAGTGGAAGGAGCTGTCCAAGAAGAACAAGGACCTTACCATTGAGCTCATTAAAGCCCTCGTGGGCCGCTCGCTCGCAGTCGGCGGGGACACGGTTGAGCTGGAGCTTCCTGCGGGCGACCCGGGTACCCTCATGAAGGCCGTTGAGGCCATGAAGCCCAGCTTCAAGGGGAAGACAGTCATATTGAAAGGGGACAACTTCGCCTACGGGTACTCTGATATAATAGACGTCAGGGCGAAGCTGGCCGAGAGCTACTTTAACGTGACGGGCGGCGGGCGTGAGGCCCGCGCCTTCAAGGCCAGGCCGAAGGCCGCATGA
- a CDS encoding HAD family hydrolase, with protein sequence MSLIDTVTFDVWNTLLVHEFYDDRVKNARIGLIARAFEREGFSFSKEDILKAYDHSETCLSTLWRQERDACLEEHLALFLEGLGLEATGRNMSVIRLPYANAILDFKPSLVEGAQSTLLSLKKKGYKLGLISNTGRTPGETIRLILEGHGIMKYFDYAVFSNEAGYVKPNRKIFEIALGGLGSKAESAVHVGDSMLLDVYGAASAGMKAVHFNKYTERFDRYAAQYYKAGDRYAAPDLTIERLADVAPAIEALSKKGI encoded by the coding sequence ATGAGCCTCATCGACACCGTCACCTTCGACGTATGGAATACGCTGCTCGTCCACGAGTTCTACGATGACAGGGTAAAGAACGCCAGGATAGGGCTTATAGCGAGGGCGTTTGAGAGAGAAGGCTTTAGTTTCAGCAAAGAGGATATATTGAAGGCTTATGATCATTCTGAGACGTGCCTGTCCACGCTCTGGAGGCAGGAAAGGGATGCCTGCCTGGAAGAGCACCTTGCGCTGTTCCTTGAGGGGCTCGGGCTCGAGGCTACCGGGCGTAACATGAGCGTCATCCGCCTCCCCTACGCTAACGCCATTCTTGACTTTAAGCCATCCCTGGTGGAGGGGGCGCAATCGACGCTTTTAAGCCTGAAGAAGAAGGGCTACAAGTTAGGGCTTATCTCAAACACTGGCAGGACCCCGGGGGAGACCATAAGGCTCATCCTTGAAGGGCACGGCATCATGAAGTACTTCGACTACGCAGTGTTTTCGAACGAGGCCGGCTACGTCAAGCCTAACAGGAAGATATTCGAGATCGCCCTCGGAGGCCTGGGCTCGAAGGCCGAGAGCGCGGTCCACGTTGGGGATAGCATGTTGCTTGACGTCTATGGCGCGGCCTCGGCAGGCATGAAGGCGGTCCACTTTAATAAGTATACGGAGAGGTTTGATAGGTACGCGGCTCAATATTATAAGGCGGGCGACCGCTACGCCGCACCGGATTTAACGATAGAGCGCCTCGCCGACGTGGCGCCGGCGATAGAGGCGCTCAGTAAAAAGGGGATATGA
- a CDS encoding sarcinarray family MAST domain-containing protein: MKALALFLACLMLASGGATAKHVIKAYYNGQEATVTGAKLKVGEPFTVDLYVTPDRSVKAAAVLEETGGPEAYRLVSGDSKGSIVLKKGGLNETIHFHWVLEPGGEWVDGTAPLNIQYAVWGEGTEVQGYFTVVEAYVSPERYEPPAQAGSGPFNAACLLVVALMLARRNS; the protein is encoded by the coding sequence ATGAAAGCCTTAGCGCTATTTTTGGCCTGCTTGATGCTAGCCTCGGGTGGGGCCACGGCAAAGCACGTTATCAAGGCATACTACAATGGACAGGAGGCGACCGTGACCGGCGCTAAATTGAAGGTGGGCGAGCCTTTCACGGTTGACCTCTACGTGACCCCTGACAGGAGCGTGAAGGCGGCCGCAGTGCTGGAGGAGACGGGAGGCCCTGAGGCGTACAGGCTCGTCTCGGGCGACTCGAAAGGCAGCATTGTGCTAAAGAAAGGGGGGCTTAACGAAACAATACATTTTCACTGGGTGCTCGAGCCTGGCGGCGAATGGGTGGATGGGACGGCGCCCCTGAACATCCAGTATGCCGTATGGGGCGAGGGCACGGAAGTGCAGGGATATTTCACCGTGGTGGAGGCGTACGTATCCCCGGAGAGGTACGAGCCCCCTGCGCAGGCTGGCAGCGGCCCCTTCAACGCGGCCTGCCTCCTCGTCGTCGCCCTGATGCTGGCCAGGCGCAATAGCTAG
- a CDS encoding endonuclease III domain-containing protein gives MMDIDLRSTMDIQITALEWMPQDGRYVRYYPEAGIDVFMEQRPDGSIEVTPHEFHDEAMSIFDYPLSEVYHGDSEILLRLQEFYRRCWVLRLQDPFISLMITILTQNKTADSARRTFHRLQRRYKGIDVHKMACADKRELEELIRFSGPYKASYMIECSRQIEERWGGSLEWMRRAPTDEARRALLSLHGVGPKTADCVLLFSLGHSVVPVDTHICRVSQRLGLSMSMGDSEAAKRRVKEDLERGLKMPGMAHLLIINLGRDFCKALAPLHHICPVEELCPKRGVVRPERLV, from the coding sequence ATGATGGACATCGACCTTCGCTCGACCATGGACATCCAGATAACGGCCCTGGAGTGGATGCCTCAGGACGGCAGGTATGTTAGGTACTATCCAGAGGCTGGCATTGACGTATTCATGGAGCAGCGGCCCGACGGCTCCATCGAGGTGACCCCGCACGAGTTCCACGACGAGGCGATGTCCATCTTCGACTACCCCCTCAGCGAAGTCTACCACGGTGATAGCGAGATATTGCTGAGGCTGCAGGAGTTTTACAGGCGCTGCTGGGTGCTGAGGCTGCAGGATCCATTTATTTCCTTGATGATAACCATTTTGACGCAGAACAAGACGGCTGACAGCGCCCGAAGGACGTTCCACAGGCTCCAGCGCCGCTATAAGGGCATCGACGTCCACAAGATGGCGTGCGCGGATAAGAGGGAGCTGGAAGAGCTGATCCGCTTTTCTGGGCCATATAAGGCTAGCTATATGATCGAGTGCTCCAGGCAGATAGAGGAGCGGTGGGGCGGAAGCCTCGAGTGGATGAGGAGGGCGCCGACGGATGAGGCGAGGAGGGCGCTTTTGAGCCTTCATGGCGTGGGGCCAAAGACGGCGGACTGCGTCCTGCTCTTTTCGCTGGGCCACAGCGTCGTGCCCGTGGACACCCACATCTGCAGGGTATCGCAGAGGCTTGGCCTGAGCATGTCGATGGGGGACTCGGAGGCGGCGAAGAGGAGGGTCAAGGAGGACCTGGAAAGGGGGCTGAAAATGCCGGGAATGGCGCACCTGCTCATAATTAACCTGGGCCGGGACTTTTGTAAGGCTCTGGCGCCTTTGCACCACATCTGCCCTGTGGAGGAGCTATGCCCTAAGAGGGGGGTGGTCAGGCCTGAAAGGCTCGTTTGA
- a CDS encoding EF-Tu/IF-2/RF-3 family GTPase: MVNVALVGGERSGKTTLASRLGKKGTESDIVLYNFTKGENILTVVDPVGYPKSPKPLVNAVNMSDVVLFCVASSGLDARAGECIILMDLLRPRHGIITITKADESNPYAVEELMKKIKALTRGTAMEGWEIMPTSTKSFEGIDRLRDRLFELDELLKKEYEALVDRPVRIPIDHHFNVTGVGCVILGCVLQGTVSVHDRLTIFPPGREAEVRSIQMQDNDVKQAKAGDRVGLALKGVQSKELDRGFIISGSEAVSDALKLKCRTARFRGEFSVNDKVHLYVGLQSTPALITGMAPSANGEYEVEVKMDKEVAYSPGDKFILSRLDDPKQRFLAIGTP, translated from the coding sequence ATGGTCAACGTTGCGCTGGTGGGCGGAGAGAGGAGCGGCAAGACGACGCTCGCCTCCAGGCTCGGGAAAAAAGGCACCGAGTCAGACATCGTTTTGTACAACTTTACGAAGGGAGAGAACATCTTGACCGTGGTGGACCCGGTCGGGTACCCGAAGTCCCCGAAGCCGCTGGTCAACGCGGTCAACATGTCCGACGTGGTATTATTTTGCGTGGCCTCGAGCGGCCTGGACGCCAGGGCTGGGGAGTGCATAATTTTGATGGACCTGCTCAGGCCGAGGCATGGCATCATCACCATAACTAAGGCGGACGAGTCCAACCCCTACGCCGTGGAGGAGCTCATGAAAAAGATAAAGGCGCTTACGAGAGGCACCGCCATGGAAGGGTGGGAGATCATGCCCACGTCCACGAAGTCGTTTGAGGGCATAGACAGGCTGAGGGACAGGCTATTCGAGCTGGACGAATTGCTTAAAAAGGAGTACGAGGCGCTCGTAGACAGGCCCGTGCGCATCCCCATCGACCACCACTTCAACGTGACGGGCGTGGGATGCGTCATCCTGGGATGCGTGCTACAGGGCACGGTGAGCGTCCACGACAGGCTCACCATATTCCCGCCCGGCAGGGAGGCCGAGGTCCGCTCCATCCAGATGCAGGACAACGACGTGAAGCAGGCGAAGGCGGGGGACAGGGTGGGGCTGGCCCTCAAGGGCGTCCAGAGCAAGGAGCTCGACCGGGGCTTCATAATCTCCGGGTCAGAGGCCGTTTCGGACGCCCTAAAATTGAAGTGCAGGACCGCCAGGTTCAGGGGCGAGTTCAGCGTGAACGATAAGGTTCATCTTTATGTGGGCCTCCAGTCAACCCCGGCCCTCATAACTGGAATGGCGCCCTCCGCAAATGGAGAATATGAAGTAGAGGTAAAAATGGACAAAGAGGTGGCGTACAGCCCGGGCGACAAGTTCATACTCTCGAGGCTGGACGACCCCAAGCAGCGGTTCCTGGCTATAGGAACCCCGTGA